CGGAGATCCCCATGGCCAATCGTGCCGAACTGATCCAACAGGTCCTCAAGACCCTTGTCCTCAATACCCCCGACGTCGAAGGCGCGGCGATGGTCACCGCCGACGGCCTGGCGCTCGCCTCGGCGCTGCCGGCGGGAACCGACGAAGACCGCGTCGCGGCGATGGCCGCCGCGGTTCTGTCGCTCGGCGATCGCACCGCCCACGAGCTGCAGCGCGGCTCGCTCGAGCAGGTCTACGTGAAGGGCAGCTCGGGCTACGTGATCCTCATGCAGGCCGGCAGCGAGGCGGTGCTCGAGGTGATCGCCGGTCCGGCGGCCAAGTTGGGCATGGTCCTGCTCGACATGAAGCGCGCCTCCCAAGAGCTGGCGCGTCTGCTGTGATCCTCCCCCCCCGCCAGGGGTTGCTGCTCGAGCGGCAGCTCCCGGAGATCTCGGCGCGCTGGAGCCCTCGGCGCGGCCCGATGCGTGGGGACGAGGACGGCCTCCCGCCCACCTCCCCCTCCGCCGCCTTGCGGGAACGCGTCGGCACGACGACCGACGCCGACCGTCCCGGCTTCGAACGCCACCGTCTCGACGCTGCGCGCGACCTGCACCTCGCGCTCGACTCGACGCCGCTCGCCGCGCTCGCGGCGTCCAGCGCCGCCTGAACCAGGGAAGCCCGCCATGCAAGACATGCGACCCGAGGAGATCGTCGGCGACCGCCGCGCGGTGGATCTCACCTATCACGATGGCACGTCGCGCAAGGTCTTCGTCACCGAGATCGAGACGCCGTTCCCCACCGGCGAGCTGATCGTCTCCCAGACCGACCTCGCCGGCACGATCACCATGTGCAACGAGGCCTTCGTGCACATGTCGGGATACCGTCACGAGGACCTCGTCGGCGCCCCGCACCACATCCTGCGTCATCCCGACATGCCGGCCGCGGCCTTCGCCGATCTCTGGACCACCGTGCGCGGCGGCGGGAGATGGCACGGCTACGTCAAGAACCTGCGGCGCGACGGCGGCTTCTACTGGGTCTACGCCACGGTCATCCCGAAGGTCCGTCGCGGCGAGGTCGTCGGCTTCACCTCGGTCCGCCGCCAGCCGTCACGAACCAAGGTCGAGCAGGCGCGCCTGCTCTACGCCACGATGCGCAGCGCCTGACGGGCCGGGAGAGACCATGAGCTACCGCTTCGCCCTGAGCCCGGACGTTCACGCGCGCGACCTGTCCAACTGGTTCGTTCTCAACACGCGCCTCCAACGGGCGCTCGGGACCGCCATCCACCCCGTCGTCTTCGACGACTTCGCCGACCTGCACGAGGCGATCGCCGGCGGCAACGTCGACATCGTCTATGCCAATGCCGCCGACACGGCGCTCCTGCTGCGTCGCCACGGCTTCTCGCCGCTCGCCCGCGCCCGCCAGGTCGCCGACGAGGCGCTGGTGGCCGTCGCCGCGACGTCGCCGATCCACGCCCTCGAGGCCCTCCCCTCGCGGATCCGCGCTGCCGCCACCGACGCGCCGGACGTGGAGCGGATCTGTCGCATCCTTCTCGAGCCCGCCGATCTCGGCGCCGCCGACATCGACGTGATCGCCAAGCGCAACTACGTGCTGGTCGCCAAGTCGGTGGCGATCGGAGAGAGCGAGGTCGGGTTCTTCCTTCGCCAGGCCTTCGACGAGCTCTCGGACCTGACCCGTGGCATGCTCCGCCCGCTCATTTCGAGCCAGATCTACGTCGTCAGCCACTGCCTGCTGGCCAGCGAGCGCCTGGCCGGGTTCGTGCCGCAGATCCTGGGCGCCCTCGAGTCGATGGCCGACGACCCGACCGTCGCCGACCTGCTGCTCGGTCTCGGTGCGCCGCGAGGCTGGGAGCGCCTGACGCTCGAGGACGCCGAGTTCATGGTGGACCTGATGGACACACTCGAGAGCTGAGGAACCGATCGCCACCCTCCTTGCGTTCCCCGAGAGGCGCCGCGTGAAGAGCTGGACTCTCTATCGAAGCGAGGCCGACAACGACCTGCGCTGGGCGACGCGGCAGGATACCGACGGGCAACCGGACGGTTCCGCCGAGCGTTTCCTCTGCGAACACCTGGGCGGCGACGGGCTGCTGCGCGCCGCGATGGTACGGGCCCGGCTCGGACCCGACGAGGCCGACGCCTTCCGCACCGTCGGACCGGACCGCTCGGCCCTCGACGTGGTCGTCGTCGCCGACCCGCCGCGAACCTACGTGCTGATCGC
This genomic window from Holophagales bacterium contains:
- a CDS encoding roadblock/LC7 domain-containing protein, yielding MANRAELIQQVLKTLVLNTPDVEGAAMVTADGLALASALPAGTDEDRVAAMAAAVLSLGDRTAHELQRGSLEQVYVKGSSGYVILMQAGSEAVLEVIAGPAAKLGMVLLDMKRASQELARLL
- a CDS encoding PAS domain-containing protein, coding for MQDMRPEEIVGDRRAVDLTYHDGTSRKVFVTEIETPFPTGELIVSQTDLAGTITMCNEAFVHMSGYRHEDLVGAPHHILRHPDMPAAAFADLWTTVRGGGRWHGYVKNLRRDGGFYWVYATVIPKVRRGEVVGFTSVRRQPSRTKVEQARLLYATMRSA
- a CDS encoding PhnD/SsuA/transferrin family substrate-binding protein, whose amino-acid sequence is MSYRFALSPDVHARDLSNWFVLNTRLQRALGTAIHPVVFDDFADLHEAIAGGNVDIVYANAADTALLLRRHGFSPLARARQVADEALVAVAATSPIHALEALPSRIRAAATDAPDVERICRILLEPADLGAADIDVIAKRNYVLVAKSVAIGESEVGFFLRQAFDELSDLTRGMLRPLISSQIYVVSHCLLASERLAGFVPQILGALESMADDPTVADLLLGLGAPRGWERLTLEDAEFMVDLMDTLES